The proteins below are encoded in one region of Sulfolobus islandicus Y.N.15.51:
- a CDS encoding YbjQ family protein: MSYKEGDVLVTNGEQSPGYKIVEIKGLVVGITVRSRGLGKNIIASLRSLLGGEIKEYVELAEQARLQALQRIVDNAKALGANAVVNVRFDSNELSEGSDFH, from the coding sequence ATGAGCTATAAAGAAGGAGATGTCCTAGTTACTAACGGCGAACAATCGCCCGGGTATAAGATTGTGGAAATAAAGGGTTTAGTAGTAGGAATAACAGTAAGGTCTAGAGGCCTAGGTAAAAACATAATTGCCTCTTTGCGTAGCCTTCTAGGAGGAGAAATTAAAGAGTACGTAGAGTTAGCGGAACAAGCAAGGCTACAAGCCTTACAGAGAATCGTTGATAATGCGAAAGCCTTAGGGGCAAATGCTGTAGTAAACGTTAGATTCGACTCTAACGAGTTATCAGAGGGGTCGGACTTTCATTGA
- a CDS encoding PIN domain-containing protein — protein MSKKKYGVKYCDTIEFLDEIVLKYLTVLPITIKEYERAKEIMRKYSVKPSDAIDNSFR, from the coding sequence GTGTCTAAGAAGAAGTATGGAGTTAAGTATTGCGATACCATAGAATTCTTGGATGAAATAGTGCTCAAGTACTTAACAGTTTTACCAATCACGATAAAGGAATATGAGAGGGCTAAAGAAATTATGAGAAAATACTCAGTTAAGCCATCTGATGCCATTGACAACAGTTTCCGATAA
- a CDS encoding AbrB/MazE/SpoVT family DNA-binding domain-containing protein, which translates to MTLRVEVGKKGYIIIPKSVRDLVGIKEGDILILTVVGDKIILEPERKVNIREVVKKLEEHERKISYAKRASLGELENISLEEEFED; encoded by the coding sequence TTGACTCTAAGAGTGGAAGTTGGAAAGAAGGGTTATATAATAATTCCTAAAAGTGTAAGGGATTTGGTGGGAATAAAAGAGGGGGATATCTTAATTTTGACAGTCGTTGGAGATAAGATAATCTTAGAACCTGAGAGGAAGGTTAACATACGAGAAGTTGTCAAAAAATTAGAAGAACATGAGAGGAAGATATCTTATGCTAAAAGGGCAAGCCTTGGGGAACTTGAGAACATAAGTCTTGAAGAGGAATTTGAAGATTGA
- a CDS encoding AbrB/MazE/SpoVT family DNA-binding domain-containing protein, with product MEVKVHKKGIIVIPAEVRRRLNIKEGSVIELEVEGDKIILKRKLTLLDAYGIDKEMGDSAVKELEKLRKEEVEKENSV from the coding sequence ATGGAGGTAAAAGTTCACAAGAAAGGGATTATAGTTATCCCCGCTGAGGTTAGAAGGAGGCTTAATATTAAAGAGGGTTCTGTTATAGAGTTGGAAGTTGAGGGTGATAAGATTATTTTAAAACGTAAATTAACCCTCTTGGACGCTTACGGCATAGATAAAGAGATGGGAGATTCTGCTGTAAAGGAGTTGGAAAAGCTGAGGAAAGAGGAAGTTGAGAAGGAAAATTCTGTTTGA
- a CDS encoding type II toxin-antitoxin system VapC family toxin gives MRRKILFDTGFFHVYFSGLNEEAKKAVEEVYTGKSVGYTLDLNLAEFLYTYGKLNGVEEANVRLSLILNSPIKIVSTNKELALRAGELKVKYQNLSIVDCFLVAFAEKENTVIYTTDSEIKRVYKNTIILHS, from the coding sequence TTGAGAAGGAAAATTCTGTTTGATACCGGTTTTTTCCACGTATATTTTTCCGGGCTTAATGAAGAGGCTAAGAAAGCTGTGGAAGAAGTTTATACGGGTAAAAGTGTAGGTTATACTCTAGATCTTAATTTAGCGGAGTTCCTTTATACTTATGGCAAACTTAATGGGGTAGAAGAAGCTAATGTTAGACTCTCCTTAATTCTAAATTCACCAATAAAGATTGTTAGTACTAATAAGGAACTTGCTTTAAGGGCAGGTGAGCTTAAAGTTAAGTACCAAAACCTTTCCATAGTGGACTGTTTTCTAGTAGCCTTTGCTGAAAAAGAGAATACTGTAATATATACTACGGACTCTGAGATTAAAAGAGTATATAAAAACACAATAATTCTACATAGTTGA
- a CDS encoding IS1-like element ISC796 family transposase, producing the protein MGRKPVFRQDVSCPSCGSHHVVKCGRPLGRQKFLCRDCGKYFLGDASYHHHSRKLREEALRMYANGMSMRAISRVLNVPLGTVFTWIKRYGRKKHEKLVELWGRAKELVKGKVVAKVVDEMWTYLYKNARAFYKWVFTCYVYTKLGVYLIYSVGDRDESTFLEVKKYLPDEGRWVSDDYNLYFWLKDHTVVSPVNPNEPFHSSLRDRLIRFKRATKAVNRSIRTMMYSIALVLWERRLIPEFVA; encoded by the coding sequence ATGGGTAGGAAGCCTGTATTTAGGCAAGACGTTTCTTGTCCCTCTTGTGGTAGTCATCATGTTGTTAAGTGTGGTAGGCCTTTGGGTAGGCAGAAGTTTTTGTGTAGGGATTGTGGTAAGTACTTCTTGGGTGATGCTAGTTATCATCATCATTCTAGGAAGTTGAGGGAGGAGGCTTTGAGAATGTATGCTAATGGTATGAGTATGAGGGCTATTTCTAGGGTGCTTAACGTACCTCTTGGTACTGTTTTCACTTGGATTAAGCGTTATGGTAGGAAAAAGCATGAGAAGTTGGTTGAGTTGTGGGGTAGGGCTAAGGAGCTGGTCAAGGGTAAGGTTGTTGCTAAGGTTGTTGATGAGATGTGGACTTACTTGTACAAGAATGCTAGGGCTTTTTACAAGTGGGTTTTCACTTGTTACGTGTACACGAAGCTGGGAGTTTACCTCATTTACTCTGTGGGGGATAGGGATGAGAGTACTTTCCTTGAGGTCAAAAAGTATTTGCCTGACGAGGGTAGATGGGTGAGCGATGATTATAACTTGTACTTCTGGTTGAAAGACCACACGGTTGTCTCGCCAGTTAACCCGAACGAGCCCTTTCATTCCTCATTAAGGGATAGGCTAATTAGATTCAAGAGAGCAACGAAGGCAGTAAATAGGAGCATTCGCACCATGATGTACTCCATAGCCCTAGTCTTATGGGAGAGAAGGTTAATCCCAGAATTTGTAGCTTAA
- a CDS encoding DNA-methyltransferase: MRVIFGDSRNMKEVEDNSVGLVLTSPPYYNAPFDFPDLFPSYADYLSLLNGVGKEIFRVLEEGRVAVFVTADVRIHGELYPIVADLIKIMQSLGFKYQERIIWKKPEGYIRISRRSGVLIQHPYPLYYYPDNVYEDILVFKKPGKFIPRNKEESKIDVNKFQREKWYLSVWEITNVLPNNKYSKYTAPFPEELARRIITLYSYVGDTVLDPFAGTSTTLKVANELKRNAIGYEIDLELKDIILERIGVNTLFGKPQIDIIEREDAKRLRTKLREKIEEKLQNR; encoded by the coding sequence ATGAGAGTTATATTTGGAGACTCTAGAAATATGAAAGAAGTTGAGGATAATAGTGTTGGTTTAGTTCTTACTTCTCCTCCTTACTATAATGCACCTTTTGACTTTCCAGATCTTTTTCCTTCTTATGCCGATTACTTGAGCTTGTTGAATGGAGTGGGTAAGGAGATTTTTAGGGTCTTAGAGGAAGGTAGGGTCGCGGTTTTCGTTACAGCAGATGTTAGAATACACGGTGAACTTTATCCTATAGTTGCAGATTTAATAAAAATAATGCAAAGCTTGGGTTTTAAATATCAAGAGAGGATTATTTGGAAAAAACCAGAAGGTTATATCAGAATTAGTAGGAGGAGTGGGGTTCTTATTCAACATCCTTATCCTCTTTATTATTATCCAGATAATGTTTATGAAGATATACTAGTGTTTAAGAAGCCAGGGAAATTTATCCCTAGGAATAAGGAAGAAAGTAAAATAGATGTAAATAAATTTCAAAGGGAGAAATGGTATTTGAGTGTGTGGGAAATAACTAACGTACTGCCTAATAATAAGTATTCGAAGTATACAGCACCGTTTCCAGAAGAGCTAGCTAGGAGAATTATTACGCTTTATTCTTACGTAGGGGATACAGTTCTAGACCCCTTTGCTGGGACTAGTACTACATTAAAGGTCGCTAATGAATTGAAAAGAAATGCGATAGGCTATGAAATAGACTTAGAATTAAAGGATATAATCTTAGAAAGGATTGGTGTTAATACACTTTTCGGAAAACCGCAGATAGACATAATTGAGAGAGAAGACGCTAAGAGATTAAGGACTAAGTTAAGGGAAAAAATTGAGGAAAAATTACAAAATAGATGA
- a CDS encoding IS110 family RNA-guided transposase, whose protein sequence is MVDVSSEAKSSGSGVTNPYHRTEHCDKIHAYRCDKEVGVIGIDVSKDHLITSRGRVRRYENKKEDYEEILKMKPCVIVLEPTGVYAIRPSQYFKERGVRVLQVSPNVLSREKEFRGKKTDFYDAEKLENMVDKAKEYDYNPLKELVTLYLFLKDIETKYKNRLKRALFLVSDNDKVSKDRLEKLAKGDFTQEELYQLEYTPLVLEEIKILAKNLLETQERLKEVRRMIEGQVPQDHVLLTIPGVGRLAAGIVGDVKRFPKPESFVAYCGLDPVVERSGKAVVSRGISKRGNKYLRSLFYFLAMRNYSRNPTSLKFYETHKDRLKGRKLYVALARKLARVVWSVWYNNKPYEPK, encoded by the coding sequence ATGGTCGACGTGAGTTCTGAAGCAAAGTCTTCGGGTAGTGGCGTGACAAACCCCTACCATCGGACTGAACATTGTGATAAAATTCACGCATATAGGTGTGATAAAGAGGTAGGGGTAATAGGGATAGATGTATCAAAGGACCATTTAATAACTAGCAGGGGGAGGGTGAGAAGATACGAGAACAAAAAGGAGGATTATGAGGAAATCCTCAAGATGAAACCTTGCGTAATAGTCCTAGAGCCTACCGGAGTATACGCAATAAGGCCTTCACAATACTTCAAGGAGAGAGGGGTAAGAGTACTACAAGTCAGCCCAAACGTGTTATCAAGGGAAAAGGAGTTTAGGGGAAAGAAAACAGATTTTTACGACGCAGAAAAATTAGAAAACATGGTCGACAAGGCTAAGGAGTACGATTACAACCCCTTAAAGGAATTAGTAACACTCTACCTCTTCCTAAAGGACATAGAGACGAAATACAAGAACAGGCTAAAGAGAGCACTATTCCTAGTAAGCGATAACGATAAGGTAAGCAAGGACAGGTTGGAAAAACTTGCGAAAGGAGATTTCACACAGGAAGAGCTCTACCAACTTGAATACACCCCCTTAGTACTTGAGGAAATCAAAATCCTGGCTAAAAACCTCCTAGAAACGCAAGAGAGGTTGAAGGAGGTTAGGAGGATGATTGAGGGGCAAGTCCCTCAAGACCACGTCCTATTAACGATACCAGGTGTTGGGAGGCTTGCAGCTGGTATTGTTGGTGATGTTAAGCGTTTTCCTAAGCCTGAGTCCTTTGTTGCTTATTGCGGTTTAGATCCCGTAGTTGAGAGGAGTGGAAAGGCTGTGGTAAGTAGGGGGATTTCCAAGAGGGGTAATAAGTACTTGCGTAGCTTGTTCTACTTTTTAGCAATGAGGAATTACTCTAGGAACCCAACCTCATTGAAGTTTTATGAAACACACAAGGATAGGTTGAAAGGTAGGAAGTTGTATGTTGCTTTGGCTAGGAAGTTGGCAAGGGTTGTTTGGAGTGTTTGGTATAATAATAAGCCTTATGAGCCTAAATAG
- a CDS encoding ATP-binding protein, whose amino-acid sequence MENLVALKLFRDNQLKGLYYVKGKDFEIDFYDEINSRLLQVTYTSDKIEEREIRSLLKAEEMLRTKELIVITYDIESEEEREGKKIKLIPLYKFLLS is encoded by the coding sequence ATGGAGAATTTAGTTGCTTTAAAGCTGTTCAGAGATAACCAATTAAAAGGGCTATATTACGTTAAAGGTAAGGACTTCGAAATAGATTTTTATGACGAAATTAACTCACGTCTGCTGCAAGTGACTTACACTTCAGATAAGATCGAAGAGAGGGAGATAAGATCTCTTCTAAAGGCTGAGGAAATGTTAAGAACTAAGGAGTTAATAGTGATCACTTACGATATTGAGAGCGAAGAGGAAAGGGAGGGTAAGAAGATAAAACTCATCCCCTTATATAAGTTTTTATTGAGCTGA
- a CDS encoding DUF973 family protein: protein MSQQNTELEGIGKLRSGSLFMILAVLLAAIGILVIISAGMLGGMFSAASGNVSGVIASGIGLLVGIAIVILIGAIIGLIGILRIRSGFGILKSLGRDVGIGEIGTTLYLVGLIIIIIGALLTIVLIGFPILILGEIIALIGGILIGIGFYKVGEIYNEGLVKIGGILIVIPIDLINFVGFILAYVGLGKVRPLPTVAQQPLVPQVYQVGQGTIRNNGYAYITLYSSTPASIISAKIEGANIMSSAINPTVLQIGNNEVTIFFGNVQSLAPNTTYIITLTINIGGNIINISTTAVYQP from the coding sequence ATGTCACAACAGAATACGGAATTGGAAGGAATAGGAAAATTAAGGAGCGGCTCCCTCTTTATGATACTTGCCGTGTTACTTGCCGCAATAGGAATTCTAGTAATTATATCTGCAGGTATGCTCGGTGGTATGTTTTCCGCTGCGAGCGGTAACGTTAGCGGAGTAATCGCCAGTGGTATTGGCCTTTTAGTAGGAATTGCTATAGTAATACTAATTGGCGCTATTATAGGGCTAATAGGTATATTGAGAATAAGGAGTGGTTTCGGTATTTTGAAAAGCCTAGGTAGAGATGTAGGAATAGGTGAAATTGGAACTACCCTCTATCTAGTGGGACTAATTATTATCATTATTGGAGCATTGCTTACAATTGTATTGATAGGATTCCCAATATTGATTTTAGGAGAAATAATAGCGCTGATTGGTGGGATATTAATTGGTATAGGGTTTTACAAGGTTGGTGAAATATATAATGAGGGATTAGTTAAGATTGGTGGGATATTAATAGTAATACCCATAGATCTTATTAATTTCGTCGGCTTTATTTTGGCATATGTAGGTCTAGGTAAAGTAAGACCGTTACCAACTGTTGCACAGCAACCTTTAGTTCCCCAAGTTTATCAAGTGGGTCAAGGGACTATAAGGAATAATGGCTATGCTTATATTACATTATACTCATCAACCCCAGCTAGCATTATATCTGCGAAAATTGAGGGTGCGAATATTATGTCAAGTGCAATAAATCCTACTGTATTGCAAATCGGTAATAATGAGGTAACAATATTCTTTGGAAACGTTCAATCATTAGCTCCAAATACTACTTACATTATAACACTAACGATAAACATTGGAGGGAATATAATTAACATATCTACAACAGCCGTTTATCAACCATAA
- a CDS encoding 4Fe-4S binding protein → MEYETILKLFSLVYIIIMMTIDFWIFGLILRREYVRVKGLLIILSIVLMMGLESLALAQLNVLLFISGMLLVLIPLFISFLIKDHSINVNRNWKYGLLLSSVIVFDELAMGYLYGNYFTPLPNPLLTAINNPAYGAMMLGDAIFFLYILRRRSIMEFAITTFAISMAFMPSLYLMDRMLEFIMSILTSLFMIVNIVLLYLTEMRMLTFQGQLVAISLSLFNLLMMLGLTFFASLSNLYFLTLSMIASMVWYFFLIFYNVPAKKISPKPFLFLVLVNLTELAMGFGESVLGFNLTNSLFVNTMNCEMMIGSHMMRSPFNNPFWWLFPINPLTMITMTIMKYNLLGKLVMVPFMTIMTTTMAPFYVIMMGAEMSYLVYERFKKVKTRYLKAWTLGILTGIPIFVVLIPYYTNYYIFGMSGMIFPVTLAPFVISLVVIALFSTLFGRGVYCNLVCMSAHMWSNVFYEQFSAKKNSKFWDYLRWIFLVPLIIAFYLFVMMGLGKIKLPINPLDFYGMFTLNYIWWFFYFLTPIFGIYSCARQGWCGFGTFNGIFNKVLFKIRAKDVNTCKECVSKECDTSCPVKIPISNDILKKGYSNRISCIVCARCVDACDNVEIVNVVTILKNRESKSF, encoded by the coding sequence ATGGAATATGAGACTATACTCAAGTTGTTCTCTCTTGTTTACATTATTATAATGATGACAATTGATTTTTGGATATTTGGTTTGATTTTAAGAAGAGAATACGTAAGGGTTAAGGGTTTGTTAATAATTCTTTCGATAGTATTGATGATGGGTTTGGAAAGTTTAGCGTTAGCTCAGCTTAATGTATTACTTTTCATATCTGGAATGCTTCTAGTATTGATACCTCTGTTTATATCATTCCTAATAAAGGACCATAGTATTAACGTTAATAGAAATTGGAAATATGGGTTATTATTATCATCGGTTATAGTTTTCGATGAGTTAGCAATGGGTTATCTTTATGGTAATTACTTCACTCCCTTACCTAATCCTTTACTTACCGCGATTAATAATCCAGCCTATGGTGCCATGATGTTAGGTGATGCGATTTTCTTCCTCTATATATTGAGGAGAAGAAGCATTATGGAGTTCGCTATAACCACATTTGCCATTTCCATGGCTTTCATGCCCTCCCTTTATTTGATGGATAGAATGCTTGAGTTCATAATGTCAATTTTGACCTCACTTTTTATGATAGTAAACATCGTGTTGTTATACTTAACAGAAATGAGAATGTTAACATTTCAAGGACAATTAGTTGCGATCTCTCTATCCTTGTTCAATCTCCTAATGATGCTCGGTTTAACCTTTTTTGCTTCACTTAGCAACTTATATTTCCTTACCCTATCTATGATTGCGTCAATGGTTTGGTACTTCTTTTTGATATTTTACAATGTTCCTGCTAAGAAAATCTCACCTAAACCTTTCCTCTTCCTTGTATTAGTAAACTTAACGGAATTGGCAATGGGTTTTGGAGAGAGTGTATTAGGGTTTAATCTGACTAACTCACTCTTCGTTAATACGATGAACTGCGAGATGATGATAGGTTCACATATGATGAGATCGCCTTTCAATAATCCGTTTTGGTGGTTATTCCCAATTAATCCTTTAACAATGATTACTATGACAATAATGAAGTACAATTTACTTGGTAAACTAGTGATGGTACCATTCATGACTATAATGACAACTACCATGGCCCCATTTTACGTAATAATGATGGGCGCTGAGATGAGTTATTTAGTTTATGAGAGGTTTAAGAAAGTTAAGACAAGATATTTAAAGGCGTGGACTTTAGGTATTCTAACCGGGATACCAATATTCGTAGTTTTGATCCCTTACTATACAAACTATTATATTTTCGGAATGAGTGGTATGATATTTCCCGTGACTTTAGCACCTTTCGTAATTTCCCTAGTCGTTATTGCATTATTTTCAACATTATTTGGCAGGGGTGTTTATTGTAACCTTGTTTGTATGTCCGCTCACATGTGGTCTAATGTGTTCTATGAACAATTTTCAGCTAAGAAAAACAGCAAGTTTTGGGACTATTTGAGGTGGATTTTTCTCGTGCCATTGATCATCGCATTTTACCTTTTCGTGATGATGGGTTTAGGGAAAATTAAGCTTCCTATTAATCCCTTAGACTTTTACGGTATGTTTACGTTAAACTACATATGGTGGTTCTTTTACTTTTTAACTCCAATTTTTGGAATATATTCATGTGCTAGGCAAGGCTGGTGTGGTTTCGGCACTTTCAATGGAATATTTAACAAGGTGTTGTTTAAGATTAGGGCCAAAGACGTTAACACTTGCAAAGAATGCGTTAGTAAGGAATGTGATACTTCTTGCCCAGTTAAGATACCTATTAGTAACGATATTTTGAAAAAAGGTTATTCTAATAGGATAAGTTGTATTGTATGTGCTAGGTGTGTCGATGCTTGTGACAATGTTGAAATTGTTAATGTTGTAACTATTCTGAAAAATAGAGAAAGTAAAAGTTTTTAA
- a CDS encoding molybdopterin-dependent oxidoreductase, whose protein sequence is MVENKGLRLNRRDFLKASAAAGLVMGLGYFASKYNFNIFVTRDAVNDEELQPGWQYSYVPSICAFCSSTCDILVETEYKNGYMRALEIDGNPLSPLNEGKVCPRGRAGIFRTYNVDRLKTPLIRTGPKGTWSFREATWEEAINYIMQNIKQLNPQPYEFLLIGGGIPCANYKPYFIPFTLGTQIPNINGTPMQTCLFSDQVPIGFVIGGFDLHATDMMDDMTYSSLIVAWGTSGIPAGIFVNRAIRYAKGIENGAYVIAIDPRMSEAASKANLWIPAKPGSDLYIAMAIINYLIQNNYYDDEFVRYYTNAPFLAYKENDVVKLLEEDYDDGTVKAYYVYDEISGQIIEVPPFTNTNKYDVNGNFIKPALNAPQGLTYNGKQVQTVFQFLAQKVSNYTLEYAAQVADVPLSQLQELAFRIATMKPMTIITGLKGFFNDQAVQFRKAYATIMALTGNIDIRGGWVYSAVYREGIKKVVNAYNNMVSSGKTKPGILLQRPEVLEQLPVNELPGAFFAMFPIIYVYNNPSFWITGVPALSYAYNQVLKQQGKKPAGAYTLFEESGSYAAIKGQVTWNGQPYKPKVAMSYGGSPFNFKWDEYKQVLETTFYIMIDILPTEASLYADVILPDVTYLERDEFFWDDGPAMDRAIRGRWQTIPVLWPNTANGLDLFIMFAYMLNPQAGDAYIQWMARFAGVPLDILKSVIQQEMPNYQQYLMKNNGYPPWGSFTAKAWREAQLSVLSEELNMPKEQILQTLRNNGVIVIKTVDDYFANHERIPWDLPAATPTGRIEIYSTILYYYVIQNYGYDPVWDPIIAEIPPNWNGGYAVEDGVYLSPPTPYNYPTFKPTPPELFFIEYKIPQFAYTSSADNPLLMAITSNSYHKDILMRAWINPTTAAQLGINEGDWIAIERWKLPNPDGSIPKLIVRAHLTQWIRPDTIGVPEPFGQRNPALTTATKAVNEFGNQPVSVMWAPGRNPLGGYHMNEQFTVRVRKATSDEIQAATQLASVQTPDTLPSQQAKVTTPNNSASQNDWQQYVSYGNVSTLG, encoded by the coding sequence ATGGTAGAAAATAAAGGTCTTAGACTGAATAGAAGGGACTTCTTGAAAGCTTCTGCCGCAGCCGGTCTTGTAATGGGGCTTGGTTATTTTGCATCAAAATATAATTTTAACATATTCGTCACACGGGATGCCGTAAATGATGAAGAGTTACAACCGGGTTGGCAGTATTCCTATGTACCCAGTATATGCGCGTTTTGTTCGTCAACTTGTGACATTTTAGTGGAAACTGAATATAAAAATGGTTATATGAGAGCTCTCGAAATCGATGGTAATCCCCTTTCACCTCTAAATGAGGGTAAAGTTTGCCCTAGAGGAAGAGCTGGGATTTTCAGAACTTACAATGTAGATAGGCTTAAGACACCACTAATTAGAACTGGTCCAAAAGGTACTTGGAGTTTTAGAGAGGCCACTTGGGAGGAGGCAATTAATTACATAATGCAGAACATAAAACAATTGAATCCACAACCATACGAATTCCTTTTAATTGGTGGTGGAATACCATGTGCAAATTATAAGCCCTATTTCATTCCGTTTACTCTAGGTACACAAATACCTAATATAAATGGTACTCCGATGCAAACGTGCTTATTTAGTGATCAAGTGCCAATAGGTTTCGTAATAGGTGGATTCGATCTACATGCCACTGATATGATGGATGATATGACGTATTCTTCTTTAATAGTTGCGTGGGGTACCAGTGGAATCCCTGCAGGAATATTCGTAAATAGGGCAATAAGGTATGCAAAAGGTATAGAAAACGGTGCGTATGTTATAGCAATCGATCCCAGGATGTCTGAAGCCGCATCTAAGGCTAATCTATGGATTCCAGCAAAACCTGGTTCTGATCTTTATATTGCCATGGCTATTATTAACTACTTAATCCAAAATAACTATTATGATGACGAGTTTGTAAGGTATTACACTAATGCTCCCTTCTTAGCCTATAAAGAAAACGATGTTGTTAAATTACTAGAGGAAGATTATGATGATGGTACTGTAAAGGCATATTACGTTTACGATGAGATAAGTGGGCAAATTATAGAGGTACCACCGTTTACAAATACTAATAAATACGACGTTAATGGTAATTTTATCAAGCCAGCATTAAACGCTCCTCAAGGTTTAACTTATAATGGTAAACAAGTACAAACAGTATTCCAATTCCTAGCACAAAAAGTTAGTAATTATACGCTCGAATACGCGGCTCAAGTTGCAGACGTTCCCCTATCACAACTTCAAGAGTTAGCATTTAGAATTGCAACAATGAAACCAATGACGATAATTACCGGGTTAAAAGGTTTCTTCAACGATCAAGCTGTACAATTTAGAAAAGCTTACGCAACTATAATGGCGTTAACTGGTAACATAGACATTAGAGGAGGTTGGGTGTACTCTGCAGTTTATAGAGAAGGTATTAAGAAAGTGGTAAATGCTTATAATAACATGGTCAGTAGTGGGAAGACGAAGCCTGGTATATTATTACAAAGGCCTGAGGTATTGGAACAACTACCAGTCAATGAATTACCAGGAGCTTTCTTCGCCATGTTTCCTATCATATATGTTTATAACAACCCTTCATTCTGGATAACTGGTGTTCCAGCACTTAGCTATGCCTATAATCAAGTTCTAAAGCAACAAGGGAAGAAACCAGCTGGAGCTTATACGTTATTTGAAGAATCGGGATCATATGCCGCAATTAAGGGACAAGTTACTTGGAATGGCCAACCCTATAAACCTAAAGTTGCAATGTCCTATGGAGGTTCACCATTTAACTTCAAATGGGATGAGTATAAACAAGTGTTGGAGACCACATTCTACATTATGATAGATATACTACCGACAGAGGCTAGTTTATATGCAGATGTGATTTTACCGGATGTAACTTATCTAGAAAGAGATGAATTCTTCTGGGATGATGGCCCAGCCATGGATAGGGCAATTAGGGGCAGATGGCAAACAATACCAGTGTTATGGCCTAATACCGCAAATGGTTTGGATTTATTCATAATGTTTGCGTACATGTTAAATCCACAAGCTGGAGACGCCTATATACAATGGATGGCTAGGTTCGCTGGGGTACCTTTAGATATATTAAAGTCAGTTATACAACAAGAGATGCCCAATTATCAACAATATTTAATGAAGAATAACGGTTATCCACCATGGGGTAGTTTCACAGCTAAAGCGTGGAGAGAGGCTCAACTTAGCGTATTGTCAGAGGAACTAAACATGCCTAAAGAGCAAATATTGCAAACCTTAAGAAATAATGGTGTGATTGTAATTAAGACTGTTGATGATTATTTTGCAAACCATGAAAGAATACCATGGGACTTACCAGCTGCAACTCCAACTGGTAGAATTGAGATATATTCAACTATATTATACTATTACGTTATACAGAATTATGGATATGACCCAGTATGGGATCCAATAATAGCTGAAATACCACCAAATTGGAATGGAGGTTATGCAGTTGAAGATGGCGTTTATCTCTCACCACCAACACCATATAACTATCCAACGTTTAAACCAACACCACCAGAACTCTTCTTCATAGAGTATAAGATCCCACAATTCGCTTACACGTCTAGCGCTGACAATCCGCTGTTGATGGCTATTACTTCTAATAGTTATCATAAAGATATCTTAATGAGGGCTTGGATAAATCCAACTACTGCAGCACAATTAGGAATTAACGAAGGAGATTGGATCGCTATCGAAAGATGGAAATTACCAAACCCAGATGGTAGCATACCTAAACTAATTGTTAGGGCCCATTTGACTCAGTGGATAAGACCAGATACAATAGGAGTACCAGAGCCTTTTGGTCAAAGGAACCCAGCATTAACTACTGCAACCAAAGCTGTAAACGAGTTTGGCAATCAGCCAGTATCAGTAATGTGGGCACCAGGTAGAAATCCTTTAGGTGGTTATCACATGAATGAGCAATTCACTGTTAGGGTTAGAAAAGCGACGTCTGATGAGATTCAAGCTGCAACACAATTGGCAAGTGTGCAAACTCCAGACACATTACCTTCACAGCAGGCTAAAGTTACCACTCCTAACAATTCCGCTTCTCAAAATGATTGGCAACAATACGTCTCATACGGTAATGTTTCCACATTAGGGTGA